The genomic region TGCCTGAGTCGCGGCACATGCCGCCTACGGTCAGGACTCCCGCCTCCGCCGTCCCCCTGAAGGCGTCAGCCAGTCCTACGTCGTCACTCCAGCAGGTCCACGGCCCACGCATTGAGCACCCCATCAGCCAGGCCCCGGACGAAGCACGGCAGCGGCCCTCACGCAGCAACGGCCCCCCAAGGGCCCACGGCTCATCCAACCGGGCCGCGCCCGGCCGGCTGCCCACCGGGGCTCCGCGCCGTCTGCAAGGTTCGGCTCGTCGATCACCCCAACCCGTGGTGCGATCACCTCGACCAGTCGCCGTGCGTTCCGCTGCCGCGTCGGCAGCGGAACGCACGGCGACTGACTCACGTACTGCCACAGGGCACGCTTGCTTCCATCCGACAACCGCTCACCCATCGGCTGGATCGAACGGTCCTACACCCCGGCGACGATCTGGGGTGGTGGGAGCAGTCCGTGCCGGCTCACTACTGTGTGATGTCAGCAGTTCGTCCAGCTGGTACCAGTCCGCGCTCCGAATACCCCCGCTCAGGCCACATCAGTAGTTTCAACTCCTGTAGCACCAAGAGCTTCAAACGTGGGGCGAAGCGCCCCCAGGTACCAACCCATATCGCAAAACATGGACCCGGGGATATTTTTCCGATCGACCGTAATAAGGAAGGAGATAGTCCTCCTGTCCGGCTGGAAGATCAATTCACCTCCACCATTTTCTCCAGGAAAGTAAACCGATATTCCAACTACGGATTCAGCCCATCGATCAGCCCCCATATCCGTGACTATCGCATCCAGTTGCCGCGAATCACCAATCCTCCAGCCATATTCTCCTTGATCATCGAAGAGATACGAAAAGACGCCGTCCTTCGACAATCGGAACCCGTCTTCCATGACTCTCCGGAGCACATTCTCCGGAGAGACGGGAGACTCGAAGAGGAAGTCCACATCAGCCGACCTGCTCAATTTGAAAATGTCCTCATCATCCGATTGGACCCGTTCCCGTCCACGGGATCCCCTTCTTGTCGAGAGGAGCAACGAAGGGCTCCGCGTCAGGCCCAATGCCGGCCCATGTCCAGTCCCGTCAAGCCCTTGAGAACCCGATTCAGCGCTTCGACCTCTCCAACGTCGTCGAAGAGGTTGTGGGGGAAGGTGGCCCTGCGCTAGGGGCCGCCACCGTGCAGGACGTGGTCGTACGCCGACGCCTATCAGCAGGTCCGTCGCTTGCGTCGAGGGTCACGTGCTTGCCGGCCACGGTACTCGCCCCGGCTCACCTGGAACAGCCACTGCACGTCTCGGTCGGGCTCGATGAACCTAGTCGCTCTCCCGCCCAGGAGATTGACGCCGTAGTGAGAGACCGAGCAGGCGTCCCTCTGCGCAAGTCGAGCAGGCGGGAAGCCCACATGAGGGACATGGCATGCGTCCGGGCGGACAGATGCATGGGGGCGTGGCGGCTTCCCGCAGAGTCGAGAGGTCGAATAAGCGTGGAGCCACGCTTCCCCTCCGGAGCCCCCCTGCGCTTGGCCAGTACGCGATGGAAGTGAACCGTCGCCTCGTGGCTCGGGCACTGGAACTCCAGGCCCATCTCCCAGCCCGTCATCGCCTTGGCCGCCGTCGCGAAGCGGTAGGGAGGACGGAGCAGGCAACTGAACCGTGCTCAGCGGCACACGTCAGGGCCGTGCTCCGGACAGTTCGCCGACCGGCTGTGAGCGCCCGGTCGTTCCACGATGGGGCGCGGACTTGGTCTGATCGTGCGAGGCTTCCGCACGATCCGACGGACACGAAGCTGCCGCTCGGGCCGCTGACTCTGATGGTCGGCTCGAACGCATTGAAAGTCTCCTGGGACTTTCCTGGGACGTCCGGCTGCATCAACAGGCACGAGCGTGAAACAGCCGAAAGCCCATTCGCACAGGTCAGCGCTTCGCGACCGGCCATCGCCGCAGGTCGTGGCGCTGGCCGGTCTCTTCCGGGACATCTGAGATCCTGCCGCCCGGATGGCATCGCCACACCCCTCCTGACCCGCACACCTGCGAGGTGAGGTGGGGTGTGACCGGTCTCTGGGACTTCCCTGGGACCGTCGAACCAGGAGCGCCGGCTCCCGGAACGCAGGTGGGCCGGCAGGAGACCCCTGCCGATTGCAGGAGACCCCGTTCCGGCGCGGCTGGCGGCCGGCTGGCGACGCGGGAGGGGGAACCCCCCGGACCTGCCTCGCTCCCGTCGTCACGCGCCCTCGGCCTCGTCACCGGGCGGCGGGGCCGGCGCCGGGCCCGTACTGCCTCTGGGGACGAGCTCCACCGGCAGGACCACGTGGCGCTCCCGGTACGCCTCGGGGTCGTGGATCACGCGGTGGACCAGCTCTGCCGCCGCCTCGCCCAGCCGGCGGGCGGGCTGCGCCATCGTGGAGAGGTCCCACGGCTCGGACATCGTGTGACCGTCGAAGCCGAGGATCGACATCCGTTGCGGCACCGGGACGTTGACCCCGCGCAGCACCGTGAGGAGCCTGAAGGCGATGTCGTCCGTCTCGGCGAAGATCGCCGTGGGAGGCTCCGCGAGGCTGAGCAGCCGCCCCACCGCCGCTTCCAGACTCGGTCCCTGCCACTCGGCGACATGGCGGACGAGGTCGTCGTCCCGCTCGATTCCCGCCTCCGCAAGGGCGGTGCGATAGCCGTCGAGGCGGGCCCTGCTGCTCCAGGCGAATCCCGAGGCATCCGCGGGCTCCAGGTAGGCGATGCGCCGGTGGCCCAGATTGAGCAGGTAGCGGGTGCCGCGCTGGGCGGCCTCCACGTCGTCCACGTAGACGCCGGCTCTGCCCTGTTCGTGCTGACTGACGAAGACCAGGGGCATGCCCAGGTCGTCCAGGCGCGCGCGCTCCTCGGGAGAGAGCGCGAAGCTGACGACGAGCAGGGCGTCGGCGTTGCGGCGGGCCGGCAGACGGTCGAAGAACTGTGCACGCTGCTCGACGGTGGTGACGCTGTAGACCAGCATGTCGAGGCCGGCCGCGTTCAGCGCGGGCGCCATACCGGCCAGCGCCGCGCCCAGGAACCAGGAGTCGAGGTTGGGCACGAGCACGGCGACCCGCCCCGTGCGCCCCGTGACCAGGCTGGACGCGCTGCGTGAGATCGCGAACGACAGCTCTCGCGCCGCCTTTTCGACGCGTGCCCGGGTCTCCGGGGACACCGTGGACAGACCGCGCAGCGTACGCGAGACGGTCGAGGGCGAGACTCCGGCCCTCCGGGCGACATCCGCCAGCGTGGCGCCCCTCACTGCGGATTCACCAACCATGCGCTGGACGCTAACACAACGATCACCCTGCCCGGCTGGCTGGTTTGGCAGCGCTGTCATTGAATATCTCCATTGCCATCTAACGACTGTGACCATTGACACGACTTCTGGAGCTCCCTACCGTGACAGCGCTGTCATCGGACAGCGCAAGAGGGAGGGAGTGCGCCATGACCCTGAGCCGCAGAGCACTGCTGACGAGCGCTGCGGGCGTCGCCGCGGCGGGTCTGCTTGCCGGGTGCGGAGGAAGGAACCTCGACGACCTGCTCGCGCAGGCCGCGACCGTCCCCCGAGAACCGGCCCGGCTGACCTGGTGGGTCTCCGAGATCCCCTCCCGGCGGGGCGCCGTCGTCGCGGATCTGATCATCCGTGCCTTCGAGCGGCGGCACCCTCTCGTCCGCGTCTCGAAGATCAACGCCCTGTCCACCTCGGACGGCAACCGGAGCGCCATCGCCACCCAGCTCGCCGGCGGATCCCCCCAGCCCGACGTGTATCTGGGCGACACGACGTGGCCCGCGCAGTTCGGCCACGCCTCGCTCGCGCTGCCGGTGGAGACGCTGCTTCCCAGTGGCTTCTGGGACGCCTTTCCGGCCGCCCTGCGTGACAGCTCCACGTTCGGTGGCAGCGCCTACGCGGTGCCGTTCTTCATCGACAGCACCTATCTCTTCTACCGCAAGGACCTCCTCGCCAAGCACGGGCTGCGCACCCCGCGCAGCTGGGAGGAGCTGCTGCACACCTCCCGCACGGTGCAGAGGGCCGGCGACGTGGAGACCGGATTCCTGTGGCAGGCCGGGGTGTCCGAGTCGCTGACTGCCAACGTCACCGAATTTCTCGCCGACGCGGGCGCCGAGGTCCTGGACGCGCGGGGCAGGGCCGTCCTCGGCGGGGCCGAGGCGGAGCGGGCCTTCTCGCTCATGGCCGACTTCACCGCACACGGAGTCTCGCCCCGCACCGTGGCCACGTACAAGGAGTCGGACTCGCAGGACGCCTTCGCCAACGGACGCGGGCTGTTCCTGCGCAACTGGTCGTACGCCTGGGTCAATGCGAGCAATCCGAAGGTCTCCCGTGTCGCCGGCAGGATCGCGGCGACATCGCGTCCGGGCTTCGAGGGGACCGGCCGCTCCGGTGTCTCCTGTGCCGGCGGCTGGAGCAATTTCGTCAACCCCAGCTCCCAGGAGCTGGGTGCCGCCATGGAGTTCGCCCGGTTCTGCGCCGGGAGCGAGGTGCAGCGACTGCTCGCCCAGGAGGCCGGTGTCATCCCCGCGATGACCTCGGTGCTGAGCGGCCCTCAGGCGCGTGCGGCGGGCGACCCGACTGTCCTGCGCGCAGCCGGCCTGCGACTCGTCGCCCGGCCCGTGCAGACCCCGTACTACCCGCAGGTCAGCAAGGCGCTGTACACCCCGGCGAACGCGGTCGTACGCGGCAGTCTCTCCCCCGCGGCCGGTGTGCGCGCCGCACGCGAGGGGTTGCGTACGGCCCTGGAAGGAAAGGCCCTGTGAGTTCGGTACAGCAGACGAGGACAGTGGTGACGGCGACGACCGGCCGCACCGGCGACGCACCGCCCCGGCGGCACCCGGAGAGCGCGCCGCCCCCAGGCTTCGCCGCCCGCCGTCGCGCCCGCACCGGGTGGCTGTTCGCCTCCCCCGCTCTCCTGGTCATCGCGGCGGTGACGGTCTTCCCCGTCGTCTTCTCGCTGGTGCTGTCGTTCTGCGAGGTCCAGCTGGAGTACGGCGGCCTGCGGATCGGCTCGCCCACCCTCGCGCACTACGAAACGCTCCTGACGCACTCCGAGTGGTACAGGGCACTCGCGTTCACGCTGGGCTTCACCGTCGTCTCGGTCCTCATCGAGCTGATCCTCGGGACGCTCACAGCACTCGTCCTGGAACGGCTCGGTGCCGCCCGAGGGTGGATCCTCGCCCTGCTCCTGCTGCCGTGGGCGCTGATCAACGTGGTCGCGGCGCAGCTGTGGTCGTATCTGTTCAACGGCACCTACGGCGCGGTGAGCTGGCTCTGTGAGCAGCTGCTCGGCACCCGGCCCGACATCCTCGGTGAGCCGGTGCCCGCGATGGCGGCGATGGTCGCCGTCGACGTGTGGAAGACGACGCCGTTCGTCGCGATCGTCGTGCTCGCCGGTCTGATGCTGATCCCGGGCGACGTCTACGAGGCCGCCGAGATCGACGGGGCGAGCGCCTGGACGACGTTCTGGAGGGTCACTCTGCCGCAACTGCGGCCCATCGTCGCCATCGCGGTCCTCTTCCGCATCCTGCAGGCGTTCGGGATCTTCGACCTGCCGTTCGTCCTGACCCAGGGCGGCCCGGGGACGGCCACCCAGTCGGTCGCCATGCTGGGGTACCGGATCCTCTTCCAGAACCTCGACTTCGGGGGCGGCGCCGCCGTCGCGATCACCACCGCCGCCATCGTCCTGGCCTGCTGCCTGTTGTTCCTGCGCGTCTTCCGCGCCCAAGCCGACGAGGAGGGGCGGGCATGAGCCGCCACGTCCCGCGCACAGGCGTGCGCCGTTACGTCAATGCCGTCAACCTCGGCGGGCTGGTGATCGCCGTGTGCGCCACGCTGCCCCTGATCTGGATGGCGTCCGCCTCCCTGAAGGGGCCCGGTGAGATCAGCGCGACGCCGCCCTCGCCGCTGCCGGCCCATCCCACCCTCGGCAACTACGAGACGGCGTTCTCCCGGAACGGCATCGGCCACTACTTCCTCAACAGCGTCGTCGTGGCCTGTTGCTCGACGGTGCTGATCCTGTCCCTGGCGTTCTTCGCCGGTTACGCCCTCGCCCGGATGCCGTTGCGCGGCCGCGGGGCCGTCATGACGGCGCTGCTGATGCTGTCGGTCTTCCCGCCGATCGCCCTGCTCGTGCCGCTGTTCCTCATGGAGCGTCAGGCGGGGCTGCTCAACAGCTACCCGGGCCTCATCATCCCGTACGTGGCACTGAATCTGCCGTTCGCGATCTGGATCATGCGCAACTACCTCAGTGGCATCCCGGGGGAGCTGGAGGAGGCCGCGGCCATCGACGGCGCCGGCCCGCTGCGCACCGCCGTGACGGTGATCCTGCCGCTGGCCCGGCCGGGGATGTTCACGGCCGGGGTGTTCTCCTTCACCGCGACCTGGTCGGAATTCCTGCTCGCGCTCACCTTCAACGGCTCCGACGACCGGCGCACCGTCTCCGTCGGCATCGCCCTGTTCACCAGCCAGTACCAGGTGCCGTACGGGGTGATCTTCGCCGGTGCGATGGTCGCCACCGTGCCGATCGCGGTCCTGGTGCTGATCTTCCGCCGGTCCGTCGTCTCCGGCATGACCACCGGCGCGGTGAAGGGCTGACCGGGCCCCGTACGGCGTGACGGCCCGTCCGGCCGTCACGCTCCTGACTTCCGCACATCCCAACCCCGTCCTGGGCGCACGCCCGAGAGGTACACACATGCCCCACCACGACTCCCCCAGC from Streptomyces sp. QL37 harbors:
- a CDS encoding LacI family DNA-binding transcriptional regulator produces the protein MVGESAVRGATLADVARRAGVSPSTVSRTLRGLSTVSPETRARVEKAARELSFAISRSASSLVTGRTGRVAVLVPNLDSWFLGAALAGMAPALNAAGLDMLVYSVTTVEQRAQFFDRLPARRNADALLVVSFALSPEERARLDDLGMPLVFVSQHEQGRAGVYVDDVEAAQRGTRYLLNLGHRRIAYLEPADASGFAWSSRARLDGYRTALAEAGIERDDDLVRHVAEWQGPSLEAAVGRLLSLAEPPTAIFAETDDIAFRLLTVLRGVNVPVPQRMSILGFDGHTMSEPWDLSTMAQPARRLGEAAAELVHRVIHDPEAYRERHVVLPVELVPRGSTGPAPAPPPGDEAEGA
- a CDS encoding sugar ABC transporter permease; its protein translation is MSSVQQTRTVVTATTGRTGDAPPRRHPESAPPPGFAARRRARTGWLFASPALLVIAAVTVFPVVFSLVLSFCEVQLEYGGLRIGSPTLAHYETLLTHSEWYRALAFTLGFTVVSVLIELILGTLTALVLERLGAARGWILALLLLPWALINVVAAQLWSYLFNGTYGAVSWLCEQLLGTRPDILGEPVPAMAAMVAVDVWKTTPFVAIVVLAGLMLIPGDVYEAAEIDGASAWTTFWRVTLPQLRPIVAIAVLFRILQAFGIFDLPFVLTQGGPGTATQSVAMLGYRILFQNLDFGGGAAVAITTAAIVLACCLLFLRVFRAQADEEGRA
- a CDS encoding carbohydrate ABC transporter permease → MSRHVPRTGVRRYVNAVNLGGLVIAVCATLPLIWMASASLKGPGEISATPPSPLPAHPTLGNYETAFSRNGIGHYFLNSVVVACCSTVLILSLAFFAGYALARMPLRGRGAVMTALLMLSVFPPIALLVPLFLMERQAGLLNSYPGLIIPYVALNLPFAIWIMRNYLSGIPGELEEAAAIDGAGPLRTAVTVILPLARPGMFTAGVFSFTATWSEFLLALTFNGSDDRRTVSVGIALFTSQYQVPYGVIFAGAMVATVPIAVLVLIFRRSVVSGMTTGAVKG
- a CDS encoding extracellular solute-binding protein gives rise to the protein MTLSRRALLTSAAGVAAAGLLAGCGGRNLDDLLAQAATVPREPARLTWWVSEIPSRRGAVVADLIIRAFERRHPLVRVSKINALSTSDGNRSAIATQLAGGSPQPDVYLGDTTWPAQFGHASLALPVETLLPSGFWDAFPAALRDSSTFGGSAYAVPFFIDSTYLFYRKDLLAKHGLRTPRSWEELLHTSRTVQRAGDVETGFLWQAGVSESLTANVTEFLADAGAEVLDARGRAVLGGAEAERAFSLMADFTAHGVSPRTVATYKESDSQDAFANGRGLFLRNWSYAWVNASNPKVSRVAGRIAATSRPGFEGTGRSGVSCAGGWSNFVNPSSQELGAAMEFARFCAGSEVQRLLAQEAGVIPAMTSVLSGPQARAAGDPTVLRAAGLRLVARPVQTPYYPQVSKALYTPANAVVRGSLSPAAGVRAAREGLRTALEGKAL